DNA from Christensenella timonensis:
CGTATTCTGTGTCCCGCTGCGCAGGCCGCCTTCCTGCCCGCCGCCCAGGATATATGGCTTAAGCGGCGTATTTCCCAGATAAAACACCGCGCCCGTTCCCTTGTGCGCGTGCAGCTTGTGCGCGCTCACCGTATAATAATCGATATTAGCCGTATTGGTGAGGCGTTCTTTGCAATACGCCTGTACGCCGTCCGCATGGAACATCGCCTGTGGGTTTTTCGCCTTCACTACAGCCGCGATCTTTTCGATATCGTTTTTTGCGCCCGTTTCGTTGTTGACATGCATCACGCTGACAAGCGCCGTATTTTCGTCGACAGCCTGCCCCACCTGCTCCGGCGTGACCAGGCCATGCTTGTCCGGCTTCAAAAACGCAACGGGATATCCCTGCTCCGCCAGGTATTTGAAACTTTCCTCAACGCACGGATGCTCTGCGCCGCCGCACACATAATTCATGTTCTTCTTTTGGCGTGCGCCGCGCAAAATGACCATATTTGCGCTTTCCGACCCGCAGCTCGTGAATACGCATTTATGACCGGCAGCACCAAATGCACGCAGCAGCGTCTTTTTTGCTTCCTCCACCTTTTTTAGCACATGCGTTGCGCCTGCATACAGTGCCGACGGGTTTTGCCATAAATCCCGCGCATATTCGGTATAAACATCATTGCATCTTGCGAGCGGCTGTGTCGTCGCCGCATTGTCCAAATAGATTTTCTGCATAGACCGTATTATACCATATTTCCTGTAAAGAATCACGGCGGCCAAACAAAAAACGCGGCTTGGCCGCGTTTTTTGTTTCATATGTATCCCTGAATGTTTTTGCTTACGGAAGCTCCGGGAAAAGCTGGTTGTTATCCCCGCTTTCCTGGCTTTGCGCCGCCGAAGACGTATCCATTTCGTTCAGGTCTTCCAGCGTCATCGTTACCGTATATTCCTTGCCTTCCCGCCATACCGTAGCGGATATCGTATCCCCGATATTCTTTCCGTCGAAAGACGGCATTTTGTCCGCCGCCTGAAGGTCTACGCCGTCGATCTCGGTGATTACGTCGTTCTGCCTAAGGCCAGCCTTTTCCGCAGGCCCGCCCGGCGTCACATCCGCTACCAGCGCGCCCTGCGGCGTCTGCCACAGGCTTGCATCCACCTCAGAAATCATCGTGTACGAAAGACCGATGCCCGGACGCGGGATGCTGCCGTTCTCGATCAGCTGCTGTGCGATATCGATCGCCTTGTTAATGGGGATCGCATAGCCGATGCCTTCGGAGGATAACGCA
Protein-coding regions in this window:
- a CDS encoding cysteine desulfurase family protein translates to MQKIYLDNAATTQPLARCNDVYTEYARDLWQNPSALYAGATHVLKKVEEAKKTLLRAFGAAGHKCVFTSCGSESANMVILRGARQKKNMNYVCGGAEHPCVEESFKYLAEQGYPVAFLKPDKHGLVTPEQVGQAVDENTALVSVMHVNNETGAKNDIEKIAAVVKAKNPQAMFHADGVQAYCKERLTNTANIDYYTVSAHKLHAHKGTGAVFYLGNTPLKPYILGGGQEGGLRSGTQNTLGIFSFAAAVSYFMEEVDDRYMAHIKAVFLEACRAIGDTVLLTPEDQERSCGHIVNLSVLGVRGETLLHTLEQRGICISTGSACSSKKGKSRIAKALSLSEEEAEGAIRISFSPFTTEEDVRTAAAEIKKGAELLRRFTRK